A single region of the Cucumis melo cultivar AY chromosome 3, USDA_Cmelo_AY_1.0, whole genome shotgun sequence genome encodes:
- the LOC103487864 gene encoding probable carbohydrate esterase At4g34215 has translation MALVKLSILLCAMLFGPSLSGAVSPQNIFILGGQSNMAGRGGVEKNSSGKFEWDGVIPPDCKPNPSILRLNAARQWEVAREPLHWDIDVMKANGISPGMGFAHELLVKAGPRAGVVGLVPTAIGGTFIRQWLKNDSYPNATYYQNLVERIQASDKEGGVVRALLWFQGESDAAVKEEAINYKDNLKTFIMDLRRDIQPRFLPVIIVKIALYDFLRANATDNLSIVRAAQEAVSKEVPDVSIIDSWKLPMNLKTREGFNLDRGHFNTTIELTAGKWLADAYLSRYSRLL, from the coding sequence ATGGCTTTGGTGAAACTATCAATCCTCTTATGTGCAATGTTATTTGGTCCTTCTCTCTCAGGAGCGGTTTCTCCACAGAACATATTCATTCTTGGTGGTCAGAGCAACATGGCTGGTCGAGGTGGAGTTGAAAAAAATTCGAGTGGAAAATTTGAGTGGGATGGTGTGATCCCACCAGATTGTAAACCCAACCCATCTATTCTACGACTCAACGCTGCACGTCAATGGGAGGTAGCACGAGAGCCTCTCCATTGGGATATCGACGTTATGAAGGCAAATGGAATTAGTCCAGGAATGGGATTTGCTCATGAACTTCTAGTAAAGGCAGGGCCAAGAGCTGGTGTTGTGGGTTTAGTTCCTACTGCTATAGGTGGCACATTCATCCGACAATGGTTGAAAAATGATAGCTATCCAAATGCAACATATTACCAAAATTTAGTTGAACGGATTCAAGCGTCGGATAAAGAAGGTGGAGTTGTTCGTGCTCTTTTATGGTTCCAAGGGGAAAGCGATGCGGCTGTGAAAGAGGAAGCTATAAATTATAAAGACAACTTGAAGACTTTCATTATGGACCTTCGCAGAGACATCCAGCCTAGATTTTTACCTGTAATTATTGTTAAAATAGCCCTCTACGACTTTCTTCGGGCGAATGCTACTGATAATTTGTCAATCGTGAGAGCTGCACAAGAAGCAGTTAGCAAGGAGGTGCCAGATGTATCGATCATCGACTCATGGAAATTGCCGATGAACTTAAAAACACGTGAAGGCTTTAACTTGGATCGTGGTCATTTTAATACCACAATCGAACTTACTGCTGGTAAATGGTTGGCTGATGCCTACCTCTCACGTTATAGCCGGTTACTCTAA
- the LOC127148707 gene encoding probable carbohydrate esterase At4g34215: MAGRGGVEMYNKKLTWDGLVPPECTPEPSILRLNPDRQWEVAREPLHLGIDINRTAGIGPGIPFAKELLAKAGPKAGAVGLVPCARGGTLIGQWLKNPSNPSATFYQNFIERIRTSDKDGGVVRALFWFQGESDAAMNDTAMRYKDNLMKFFTDIRNDIKPRFLPIVVVKIALYDFFMKHDTHNLPAVRAAQDAVAKELPNVVTIDALELPINFTTNEGLNLDHGHFNTSTEITLGKWLANTYLSHFGHLL; encoded by the coding sequence ATGGCTGGTAGAGGTGGGGTTGAGATGTATAATAAAAAACTCACATGGGATGGGTTAGTTCCACCAGAATGTACACCTGAACCATCCATCCTACGATTGAACCCTGATCGCCAATGGGAGGTAGCACGAGAGCCTCTTCATTTGGGAATTGACATCAACAGAACAGCTGGAATTGGTCCTGGTATCCCATTTGCTAAGGAACTGCTAGCCAAAGCTGGGCCAAAAGCTGGCGCTGTGGGTTTAGTTCCATGTGCTAGAGGTGGCACTTTAATTGGACAATGGCTTAAAAATCCTAGCAATCCTAGTGCAACCTTTTACCAAAACTTCATTGAACGAATCAGAACATCCGATAAAGATGGAGGGGTTGTGCGTGCTCTTTTCTGGTTCCAGGGAGAAAGCGATGCAGCTATGAACGACACTGCTATGAGATACAAAGACAACCTAATGAAATTCTTCACCGACATCCGCAATGATATAAAACCTAGATTTTTACCCATCGTTGTTGTTAAAATAGCCCTCTACGACTTTTTCATGAAGCACGATACTCATAACCTGCCAGCAGTGAGGGCAGCACAAGATGCAGTTGCAAAGGAGTTGCCTAATGTGGTGACCATCGATGCCTTGGAATTACCTATAAACTTTACAACAAACGAAGGACTCAACCTAGATCATGGTCATTTTAATACCTCTACCGAAATTACTTTGGGTAAATGGTTGGCTAATACCTACCTCTCCCACTTTGGTCATTTACTTTAA